From Dromaius novaehollandiae isolate bDroNov1 chromosome 22, bDroNov1.hap1, whole genome shotgun sequence:
CTCTTGTCCTCTCGTATGCATGCGCTGTGTAGCAGTGCCCCGGAAGTGCTGAAACGTCTTTTCCGGCCACCTCACCCGCTCTCACTGTCTCGGCGGAATCATGTCGGGCGCGGCGGGATCTGGCTCCGGTTCCGGCGCGGGAGCCGCGGGTTCGGTCGGCTCGGTGGTGCGGCGGTTCCTGGTGGAGTACGGTAGCGGCACGCCGAGTCGCCTCAAGGTGCTGGACGCCTACCTGCTGTATGTGCTGCTCACCGGGGCGCTCCAGTTCGGCTACTGCCTCGGTGTCGGTACCTTCCCCTTCAACTCCTTCCTCAGCGGCTTCATCTCTGCCGTCGGCAGCTTCATCCTCGGCGGTCAGTGCGTCAGGCCAGTCGCCCTCttgcccccgccccccgcgcgcccttCCTGCTAACCGCAGAATCCGTTTAGCAATTGCATACTCTGCTTAATGATGCCGTAACCTTCTGTCGCCACCGTGGAATTACCACAGCGCCCATATATTTCCTGGTGATCAGAGTATTCCCTTAGAAATAACCCACATCTGCATGGCAACTAGGGACTACCCTGGGCAATGCCCAAACTTTCCCTGGCAACCATGGAATCCCCTCACTAACTGTGAAGTGCCGTTAGTGACCCCCAAACCTTACTTGGCAACCAGCATATGCTTTTAGCTACCTGGGAATAGCCTTAGCAGCCCTCAAGCCTCCTTTGGCAACCAGGAAATCTCTTTAGCAACTGTGTAAAATCTTTTCACCAACTTTCAGAACTTTTTCTGGCAAGCAGAGAGTCCTTTTAGTAACTATGGAATTCTACCAATCCCAAACCTTTCCTGACAACAAGGGAATTGCCGTAGCTGCCATGAAATCCCTTTAGCAAAGAGAAAACCAGCTCTAGATACCTCTAGAGCTCACAACTGTGTAGCGGCCTGGGATTCTCCTTGGTAACCTTAGAACATTGAGTTCTGCCAGCTGATCGCTGCATCCTAGGAACGTCAAAGGTTGTCCCGTAGCAACTGCTCAGTCTGGCAACTGCAGAACATACCCAAGCTGTGGTCCTGTAGCAAACATGAGGCATCGCCTAGCAGCTGTAGGACGTATCATAGAAGCCTCAGCATGTTGCTTAGCAGGATGTTCCACAGATGCTATGGACTTGCTGGGTGCTGCCCAAAACTAGTCACAAAACCTGCCCCCTTATCACATTCCAGTGTTTTCTTAGCAACCCCAGAGTGTCCCTGCTTTTCTGTGGCAGTCAAGGAATCCTCCCAGTTAGCATCTTGTGTTGGTGTCGTTCCTCACCAGCCATCCCATGGTGACCCTGACCCCTGGCAATAGCTGTTTCAGGATGCTGCTCTCTCATAATACATACAAAACTACCTTGTTGCTGCACTGCCCTACTTAACACACAGTTGTTTCCATGACAGTGCCATCTCATGGTAAGCCTGTTCCCATCAGGACCTACTCGTTCACCCCTTATACTGTAGTGGTCTGGGAGAATTGATCCTATGTCAGCCCCATGCATATCTCATGCCTGTGTCCTGCTCATGCTGTAACAAAGGTAGAGTCATCTTTTTTTGTAGTACCCTGGTGGAACAGTGACCCAGGCTGTGGTGGATTGTGTCAGCAAGGTCTTGCTTCCTGCCATGGCTTTCTTTTCTAATCCCTAACATCTCATTCTCTCTCCCTGACATACAGTGTGCCTCAGGATCCAGATCAACCCCCAGAACAAAGGCGAGTTCCAGGGCATTTCACCGGAGCGGGCATTTGCTGATTTCCTCTTCGCCAACACCATCCTGCATCTTGTCGTTATCAATTTTGTTGGCTGAGCTCTAGAAGATACTATGAGGTACTGACCCGTGGGGCCATGGAACAGGCAGCCTCAGCTCTCACAACTTTAATACTTTGGAGTAGAAAGACAGAGAATCCAGGAGTCCTAGCTCCCAGTTCCCTCTTGGCCAAATGCAGTTAAGTCATTGTCTTCAGGGTTGATTTAGGACTTAGACATAGGGCTTCTTCGTTTTGTATGTGTATTTTTCAGGTTTTATCATTTACAGGATAGTTTAACCTGAAAGAAATACACACATTTCTCTCTGAGaagtttcccttttttctttgaaagaggaGCTTTGGGAGCTGGGACTTCAGGGTTCTGTCCATGAGGGTGGATCCTGTTTGGAGGCCATGGTGAGGCTGATGTCCAGACCTGAAATTTCTCAGTAGAGGAGCGAAGGAAATTTGGAACAGGGAGAGTTTGAAGCTGGGGAGTGGAGATCATACTCTGTTGTTACTGCTGCAAAGGACCACAAGATCATTGGAGATTGTTGGGTATTTCCTCTCCCTATGCAGAAACTTTCTTCATgctatctttctctctttccaggtCTTGAATTCCTCTAGTGCTCTGATGCCAAAACCTCACACTGGGAAGTGCTGTTCCTGCAGCAGACTCTTACCTACTTCCTTGGTGGGAGAAGGGGAAGCAGGAGTAAAGATTTTTCCCACAGACCGTCCTATGGAGGAGGGGTTTTCTGCCCCATTCCAGTTACTGTAATCCTTTCCTTCAATAAAGCCCTTCATAATACTGCTGTCTCTTCCCTGTTGATGATAGATACAAAAGTTCTCCTGACTCTCTAGGTCCCTTCAGTTATGACTCCCTACTTTTACGCCCACCTTCTCTGTCATTCTACCCAGCaggcttttttttcagtgtcccAGTTTCAGGAGGAAGCAGGAAACAAGTTGCCATGGAAACTCAAATGTCAGCCACACTTTTCATCTTCATATTTCCTGCCCTTTTATCTCGTGGAAAACATCTTGCCAAAATGCCCACAGGTTTCAAAGCTGTGGAAGACTTGTTTTAGACTGTGGTTAGCTGTCATGAATGGAAGGGAGCCAAGGGGGGTCCTCTAGCACATCCCCAGCATTTTCTGTCTTCAGCTCCCCCTGGGCTCTCCCACATCCCTCAAAGGCATATGCCCCATCTTGGTCTTACAGCCTCTCTATGACCTGGTAGTGATGCTGACACCTTAGCACAGTGATAGCTTTTCTGCAGCCTGAAGTGCTTATAAACCTAGGTGAGAAGAGCTGCCAAGCTCTGTCAGTGCCTTGGGCAGAGCTGCACTAGAGCTGTTCCAGCCCTGTGAAGAAGGCCACTCCTCAGACTAAACCTTCCTGAAAATCCTCCTTCTCTAAGGGATGATGAAATGCTTAAAACTCAGTGGCTCTGGCTCTTGGCCTTTGCCTTCTTGAGCCAAGCCTGACTTCTGCATTGAGGCCCATTGCATCTTTGTCCTGACAGGAAAATTAGAGCTCTGTAAGGATCAGATTATGGGCACAGGATGGGTATTATGTGCTGCTGGGGTAACTGCAGCTACAACCTCCCCAGCTTTGGCCACAGAGTTAGCCTGGGTTACTTTAAGGTATGAGGCTCAATTGTTGTGCTGATCATGGTTCACACTTGTCTAGTTTGTTCTATAGTTGAAATACTGGCGAGGTAAAATGTGTATTCAGGTTATGGTGTAAAGAAATCGTTATCTGCTGAGACCTGGAAAATAAAACATGGGATCCAATAGCTTCAGCTTTTCAGCACTAGATTATGGCTCTTGTTTACCACCTTTCTTCCTTTTAGCACTTCTGGGTGTGCTGCAGCCATAAAGTCCATAAAGGCTTGAAACCTGGAGCTTCTCAGTCCCTTGCCTAATATAGGCTCCGAAGAGTAAGGTTTGAGGGCACAGGGCTTTCCCTTTTCTTGAAAGATGCTGTCCCAGTCTGTGGCCGGAACAGAGAACTTGTGCCAGCTCATAGCTCCCTCAGGCCAT
This genomic window contains:
- the LOC112995091 gene encoding dolichyl-diphosphooligosaccharide--protein glycosyltransferase subunit DAD1; amino-acid sequence: MSGAAGSGSGSGAGAAGSVGSVVRRFLVEYGSGTPSRLKVLDAYLLYVLLTGALQFGYCLGVGTFPFNSFLSGFISAVGSFILGVCLRIQINPQNKGEFQGISPERAFADFLFANTILHLVVINFVG